The segment CTGCATCGTGTCCAACTGCTGCCGAACCTTCTCCAACTGCTTGTCGAAAGCGGCATCCGCAGGAGCCAGCTTTTCGGTTTGATCGGCCGGCTTCTGGCTGTCGCTAGCGACCTCAGCACCTGTAACCGTTGCCAGGGACATGCTGGTGAGCAGAAGCGTGACCGCTGTCAGTGCAATTTTCTTCATAACGCCTCCTACCATGACTGATGGATCGCCGGGCACTCAAGACCACATCGATGGTAATGATGGTTGACGCTGCCCTGGCGTTGATGTCGCACTAACTGTCCTTCGTCCGCTCCCGCGCGGTCGTTCCCGCCTCCCGGCCAGATCTCCGGCACGGCGCGTCCCCGAACTGTCGGTTGGAGATGCGTATGACCTGGAACAGAAAGCGATTACGACGTTCGACCAGTAACCTGGAGCAGCGACCACTGGGTCCATGCTTGACTGGGCAGCTTTCGACCCTGGCGGATATGTCGTTGCCTGGTTCACGCACAGTGCCAACTCCTTACGAAAGTCCATTTTCATCATCGACCTGCTCATTCAGGTCTCCTTGATGCCGATCAAGTTTTCTTGAGGATCCTGAGCCCCGACTGCCGTCCGGCGACTACGGGGAAGGTGGCGACGGTCTTCTCAAAAGCACTGCAAGGGTCGAAGATCAACGGCTTTCGTTCAGGACGCACCATGTTGCCTACGAGAGTCAGCATTCACGCCCAATCCGGCATGATCGCCTGTGGCCACCGCGGCAGCATTTGAAGAGGTTTAGCGGGTTCAGAGGCTGGCCCTCTGCGTCCGATGTCCGGACGCAGGGAACCCTGTTTTCGAAGGCGTCCGCGCCACCTTTCGAGACAGGTGGCGATGCGCGGACGGACGGCGAGTCAGGTTTCCGCGCCGCTCTGATGGGGATGAATGGCCAGCATGCTGCCGGGCAGCCGGTAGAGCACCGACTCGGTGGTGCTGCCGATCAACTTGCCCAGGCCCCGCCGATGGACGCGCCCCATGACCACTACATCGGCCTGTCGCTCTTCGGCGAATCCGATGATGCCCGTGACTGGATTGCCCACTACGAAGTGGCGCCTTTCCTGCGGAATCCTATGGCGCTCGGCCAAGTCCACGAAGGTCTGGTGCTGGGCACTGCGCAGCTCCTCAGCTATGTCCGCCCAGGCCGCCAGAGCTTCGCCGGAGACCATGTATGCCGGCATATTGTTGTAGACGAACAGGAGCGCGAATTCGGCGCCACACTGGGTAGCCAGGCCCGTGGCGGCAATGATGATCTGATCGTTCAGCCCCTTGATTTGTGCCTCGGGGTCAGTCGGGTCGACCGCCGCCACTATCATCTGTGGCTTCGGGTGACGGGCATCGCTCACCAGATGGAGTGGCACGGGGCATTCACGCAGCAGGTACCAGTCCAGCGGGGTGACGAAGGCGCGCCGGAGCAGCGGTTCCGGCTGAATATCCTTCACCAGCATGCTTGGGCGCATTTCCTCGACGTGGCGGTGGATCTCCTCACGAATGTCGTCGGTCCAGACGACGGAAAAGGTCACCGTGATCCCTTTCTCCTTCAACCGATCTGCTTCCCGCGA is part of the Pseudomonas lalkuanensis genome and harbors:
- a CDS encoding universal stress protein; this encodes MSQSQRILLIGHVEQHHSAALQRAAALAMASGSPLHIAVLVEPFVTYGLLSAELREQIRTSMLNEQQRGWSREADRLKEKGITVTFSVVWTDDIREEIHRHVEEMRPSMLVKDIQPEPLLRRAFVTPLDWYLLRECPVPLHLVSDARHPKPQMIVAAVDPTDPEAQIKGLNDQIIIAATGLATQCGAEFALLFVYNNMPAYMVSGEALAAWADIAEELRSAQHQTFVDLAERHRIPQERRHFVVGNPVTGIIGFAEERQADVVVMGRVHRRGLGKLIGSTTESVLYRLPGSMLAIHPHQSGAET